The Caloenas nicobarica isolate bCalNic1 chromosome 15, bCalNic1.hap1, whole genome shotgun sequence genome includes a region encoding these proteins:
- the TGM2 gene encoding protein-glutamine gamma-glutamyltransferase 2 produces MAEELVLDTWDLQYERNGREHRTAELGGQQLVVRRGQPFTITLRFSGRGYEEGVDKLAFNVETGPCPIETSGTRSHFAVTNFPEESSWSAVIQQQDGDLLSVSLCSPPSARIGRYHLTLETSTGYQGSSCHLGDFVLLFNAWHPEDTVFLRDEDERGEYVLAQQGLIYQGACEYITSTPWNFGQFEDDVLSICLKLLDTNPKFLRDQNQDCSHRNDPVYISRVVSAMVNCNDEDQGVLAGRWDNHYEDGTSPMAWIGSVDILKRWQKFGCQPVKYGQCWVFAAVACTVLRCLGIPSRVVTNYNSAHDTNGNLVIDRYLSETGEEERRSRDMIWNFHCWVESWMARPDLAPGYDGWQALDPTPQEKSEGVFCCGPAPVRAIREGDLQLRYDVPFVFAEVNADVVYWVVRQDGSQRKSTHSSVVGKNISTKSVGRDSREDITHTYKYPEGSEKEREVFAKAEHEKSSLREEDEGLHLWIKLSEGANNGCDFDVFAVITNSTDTERVCRLMLCARTASYSGSVGPQCGMKDLLNITLEPQAEKRVPLRILYEKYGESLTPDNIIKVVALLTEYQTGDVVVAVRDVYIQNPEIKIRVLGEPMQQRKLVAEMSLVNPLGVPLNNCVFVVEGAGLTEGQQIKELEEPVEPQAEAKVRLDLVPHQAGLRKLMVDFESDKLTGVKGYRNVIIAPQPK; encoded by the exons ATGGCCGAAG AGCTGGTGCTGGACACGTGGGACCTGCAGTACGAGCGCAACGGCCGGGAGCACCGGACGGCGGAGCTGGGTGGGCAGCAGCTGGTGGTGCGGCGGGGCCAGCCCTTCACCATCACCCTGCGCTTCTCGGGCCGCGGCTACGAGGAGGGGGTGGACAAACTCGCCTTCAACGTGGAGACAG GGCCCTGCCCCATAGAGACATCAGGAACCAGGTCCCACTTCGCCGTGACCAACTTCCCGGAGGAATCGAGCTGGAGCGCCGTGatccagcagcaggatggggactTGCTCTCTGTCTCGCTCTGCTCCCCGCCCAGCGCCCGCATCGGCCGCTACCACCTGACACTGGAGACCTCCACCGGCTACCAGGGCTCCAGCTGCCACCTCGGGGACTTTGTCCTGCTCTTTAACGCCTGGCACCCAG aggacacGGTTTTCCTCCGAGACGAGGACGAGCGTGGCGAGTACGTGCTGGCTCAGCAGGGGCTCATCTACCAGGGTGCCTGCGAATACATCACCTCCACCCCCTGGAACTTTGGCCAG TTCGAGGACGACGTCTTGTCCATCTGCCTCAAGCTGCTGGACACAAACCCCAAATTCCTGAGGGACCAGAACCAGGATTGCTCCCACCGCAATGACCCCGTGTACATCAGCCGGGTGGTGAGCGCCATG GTCAATTGTAACGACGAGGACCAGGGGGTGCTGGCGGGGCGGTGGGACAACCACTACGAGGACGGGACGAGCCCCATGGCCTGGATCGGGAGCGTGGATATTCTCAAGAGGTGGCAGAAGTTTGGGTGCCAGCCGGTGAAGTATGGCCAGTGCTGGGTCTTTGCTGCCGTGGCGTGTACCG TCCTGCGCTGCCTGGGCATCCCCAGCCGGGTGGTCACCAACTACAACTCGGCCCACGACACCAACGGCAACCTGGTCATCGACCGCTACCTCAGCGAGACGGGGGAGGAGGAGCGGCGCTCCCGGGACATGATCTG GAACTTCCACTGCTGGGTGGAATCCTGGATGGCCCGTCCGGACCTGGCACCCGGCTATGATGGGTGGCAGGCGCTGGACCCGACACCCCAGGAGAAGAGTGAAG GGGTTTTCTGCTGCGGGCCGGCCCCCGTCAGAGCCATCAGGGAGGGCGACCTGCAGCTGCGGTATGACGTCCCCTTCGTCTTCGCGGAGGTGAACGCGGACGTGGTGTACTGGGTGGTGCGGCAGGACGGGTCGCAGAGGAAGAGCACCCACTCCTCAGTCGTGGGCAAGAACATCAGCACCAAGAGcgtgggcagggacagcagggaggaCATCACCCACACGTACAAGTACCCCGAGG GGTCTGAAAAGGAGCGAGAAGTGTTTGCGAAGGCAGAGCACGAGAAGAGCTCCCTCAGGGAGGAGGACGAGGGGCTGCACCTCTGGATCAAGCTGTCAGAGGGTGCAAACAATGGCTGCGACTTCGACGTCTTTGCCGTCATCACCAACAGCACGGACACAGAGCGGGTCTGTCGGCTGATGCTCTGTGCCCGCACCGCCAGCTACAGCGGCAGCGTCGGGCCCCAGTGCGGCATGAAGGACCTGCTGAACATCACCCTCGAGCCCCAGGCCG AGAAGCGTGTGCCCCTGCGGATCCTGTATGAGAAGTACGGGGAGAGCCTGACCCCGGACAACATCATCAAGGTGGTGGCTCTCCTGACCGAGTACCAGACGGGTGACGTGGTCGTGGCCGTCAGGGATGTCTACATCCAGAATCCGGAGATCAAGATCAGA GTTTTAGGGGAGCCGATGCAGCAGCGGAAGCTGGTGGCGGAGATGAGCCTGGTGAACCCCCTGGGAGTCCCCCTGAACAACTGCGTGTTCGTGGTGGAGGGCGCCGGCCTCACCGAGGGACAGCAGATCAAGGAGCT cgAGGAGCCCGTGGAGCCGCAGGCAGAGgccaaggtcaggctggacttGGTGCCGCACCAGGCAGGGCTGCGCAAGCTCATGGTGGACTTCGAGAGCGACAAGCTGACGGGGGTGAAGGGCTATCGCAACGTCATCATCGCGCCCCAGCCCAAGTGA